A genomic region of Betaproteobacteria bacterium contains the following coding sequences:
- a CDS encoding NAD(P)/FAD-dependent oxidoreductase, with product MTSAAANTCEHFEVLIIGAGISGIGAAYHLTTQCPGTSFLVLEAQENFGGTWLTHRFPGIRSDSDLYTFGYRFKPWTGAPIATAAEILRYMGEVIEENEIASHIRYRHRIEAASWSGENNLWTIDAIRTDSGEAVRFSANFLWMCQGYYRHSKGYTPGWEAMDAFKGRIVHPQEWPEDLEYAGKRVVVIGSGATAATLIPAIAEECAHVTMLQRSPTFFRTGRNAIPMADELRALQIDEAWIHEIVRKKILYEQSVFMRRSFHEPEAVKRELLDAARAYLGSDSVVEAHFTPRYRPWRQRIAFIPDGDLFQAVREGKVSVVTDEIDRFTRDGLLLKSGKALDADIIVTATGFNLNVLGDIEFTIDGKPLNFSDTVTYRGMMFTGIPNMAWVFGYFRASWTLRADLAGDFVCRLLQHMKKKGARRVTPALRPEDEDMPLLPWIDPENFNPGYLARSMHLLPKRGDKPEWQHSQDYWAEKDQLPAANLDDGALVYE from the coding sequence ATGACCAGCGCGGCAGCAAATACCTGCGAGCACTTCGAGGTGCTCATCATTGGAGCCGGAATCTCCGGGATCGGTGCCGCGTATCACCTCACCACGCAATGTCCTGGAACGAGCTTCCTGGTGCTCGAAGCCCAGGAAAATTTTGGCGGTACCTGGCTGACCCACCGCTTTCCAGGCATTCGCTCCGACAGCGATCTCTACACGTTCGGTTACCGCTTCAAGCCGTGGACAGGAGCGCCCATTGCCACCGCAGCCGAGATCCTGCGCTATATGGGCGAAGTCATCGAGGAGAACGAAATCGCGTCCCATATCCGCTACCGGCATCGCATCGAGGCAGCGAGTTGGTCGGGTGAGAACAATCTCTGGACGATCGATGCCATCCGCACGGACAGCGGCGAGGCGGTGAGATTTAGCGCCAACTTTCTCTGGATGTGCCAGGGGTACTACCGGCACTCCAAGGGCTACACGCCGGGGTGGGAGGCGATGGATGCGTTCAAGGGCCGCATCGTTCACCCACAGGAATGGCCGGAGGACTTAGAGTACGCTGGTAAGCGAGTCGTGGTCATTGGTTCAGGCGCCACCGCCGCGACATTGATTCCGGCCATCGCGGAAGAATGTGCTCACGTCACGATGCTTCAGCGCTCGCCAACGTTTTTTCGGACAGGCCGAAATGCAATCCCCATGGCCGACGAATTGCGCGCGCTGCAAATCGACGAGGCGTGGATTCACGAGATCGTCCGCAAGAAGATCCTCTACGAGCAAAGCGTGTTCATGCGCCGCTCTTTCCACGAACCCGAGGCCGTGAAGCGGGAACTGCTCGATGCCGCGCGCGCCTATCTGGGTTCGGACAGCGTGGTGGAAGCGCACTTCACGCCGCGCTACCGGCCATGGCGGCAACGCATCGCCTTCATTCCGGATGGCGACCTGTTCCAGGCGGTGCGGGAGGGCAAGGTATCGGTGGTCACCGATGAGATTGATCGCTTTACGCGCGACGGATTGCTGCTGAAGTCAGGCAAGGCTCTTGACGCCGATATCATCGTCACGGCCACGGGCTTCAACCTCAATGTGCTGGGGGATATCGAATTCACCATTGATGGCAAGCCGCTGAATTTCTCCGATACGGTGACCTACCGGGGAATGATGTTCACCGGCATTCCCAACATGGCCTGGGTATTCGGGTACTTCCGGGCGAGCTGGACCTTGCGCGCGGACCTGGCCGGCGACTTCGTTTGCCGCCTGCTCCAACATATGAAGAAAAAAGGGGCGAGGAGGGTGACCCCGGCCCTTCGTCCCGAGGATGAGGACATGCCACTCCTGCCCTGGATAGATCCGGAGAATTTCAATCCAGGCTATCTCGCGCGAAGCATGCACTTACTACCCAAACGCGGCGACAAGCCTGAATGGCAACATAGCCAGGACTATTGGGCGGAAAAAGACCAGTTACCTGCTGCCAATCTGGACGATGGCGCCCTCGTCTACGAGTAA